A part of Desulfatiglans sp. genomic DNA contains:
- the hemB gene encoding porphobilinogen synthase: protein MIIRPRRLRRTPEIRNMVRETSLSVNDLVQPLFVKNGKGIKDPIPSMPGQYHFSVDTLVNEVKELRDLGIKAIILFGLPEKKDSIGSSAFDDDEAVQRSVRAIKAKFPDMVVITDVCLCEYTDHGHCGLIENGCVHNDSTLEILAKTALSHVKAGADFVAPSDMMDGRVAAIRDILDKNGFCDRGIISYAVKYASAFYGPFREAAESAPEFGDRTGYQMDPGNSDEAIREAMLDIEEGADMIMVKPALPYLDIIRRVKEICLLPVCAYHVSGEYSMIKAAEERGWVDGKRMMMESLTCIKRAGAKIIFTYFAKEAANYLNL from the coding sequence ATGATCATTCGACCAAGGCGCCTCAGGAGAACACCTGAGATCCGTAACATGGTTAGAGAGACCTCTTTATCGGTTAATGATCTTGTTCAGCCTCTTTTTGTAAAAAATGGAAAGGGTATTAAAGATCCTATACCATCCATGCCTGGGCAATACCATTTCTCAGTAGATACACTGGTTAATGAGGTAAAGGAGTTAAGGGATCTTGGGATTAAGGCCATTATACTGTTCGGGCTTCCTGAAAAAAAGGATTCCATTGGCAGCAGCGCATTTGATGATGATGAGGCGGTGCAGAGGTCTGTCAGGGCGATAAAGGCAAAATTTCCTGACATGGTTGTTATAACAGATGTCTGCCTGTGTGAATATACGGATCACGGCCATTGTGGGTTAATAGAAAACGGCTGTGTCCATAATGACTCCACCCTTGAGATACTTGCAAAAACCGCACTAAGCCATGTAAAGGCGGGCGCTGATTTTGTCGCCCCTTCTGATATGATGGATGGCAGGGTAGCGGCTATCCGTGATATCCTTGATAAAAACGGCTTTTGTGACAGGGGTATCATCTCATATGCGGTAAAATATGCATCCGCCTTTTACGGCCCATTCAGGGAGGCAGCGGAATCTGCTCCTGAATTTGGTGACAGAACAGGCTACCAGATGGACCCTGGTAACAGTGATGAGGCCATAAGAGAGGCCATGCTTGATATTGAGGAGGGGGCAGACATGATAATGGTAAAACCTGCCCTTCCATATCTGGATATTATCCGCCGAGTAAAGGAGATATGCCTTTTGCCGGTCTGCGCCTATCATGTGAGCGGCGAGTATTCCATGATAAAGGCGGCAGAGGAGAGGGGATGGGTGGATGGTAAAAGGATGATGATGGAAAGCCTCACATGCATTAAAAGGGCCGGGGCAAAGATTATATTTACCTATTTTGCCAAAGAAGCGGCAAATTATTTGAACCTTTAA
- the ahbD gene encoding heme b synthase has product MHKPHPTDQKLNPPRLVAWEITRSCNLNCVHCRASAEKGPYEGELDTGKCKEVLDEIKRTGSPIIILTGGEPLMRRDVFELARYGTGLGLRMVMATNGTLLSPAIVKEIKESGIKRLSISLDGETAETHDTFRKVKGAFDASLNGIFMLREAGIEFQINTTVTRHNADNIDNILEMAVELGAVAHHIFLLVPTGRAKDMEEQEIDAIKYEKLLHWFYDMRNKTPLHLKATCAPHYYRILRQEAHAKGEKIAFETYGLDAVTRGCLGGTSFCFISYDGIIQPCGYLELNCGDLKEASFDSIWKNSRIFNELRDFNLYKGKCGRCEYKKFCGGCRARAYEATGDYLAEEPLCAYQPKI; this is encoded by the coding sequence ATGCATAAACCACACCCAACAGATCAAAAATTAAACCCGCCCCGGCTTGTCGCATGGGAGATCACCAGAAGCTGTAACCTGAATTGTGTCCATTGCAGGGCGTCAGCAGAAAAAGGCCCATATGAAGGCGAGCTTGACACCGGTAAATGCAAAGAGGTGCTTGATGAGATCAAACGCACAGGCAGCCCCATCATCATACTCACAGGCGGTGAACCCCTTATGAGGCGGGACGTCTTTGAGCTGGCCAGGTACGGTACAGGCTTAGGCTTAAGGATGGTGATGGCGACTAACGGCACACTCCTTAGCCCTGCGATTGTAAAAGAGATAAAGGAGTCAGGTATCAAACGTTTAAGCATATCCCTTGATGGTGAAACCGCTGAAACACATGATACCTTCAGAAAGGTAAAGGGGGCATTTGATGCATCCCTTAATGGAATTTTCATGTTAAGAGAGGCTGGTATTGAGTTTCAGATAAATACAACTGTAACACGCCACAATGCCGATAATATCGATAACATACTTGAGATGGCCGTTGAACTGGGCGCTGTTGCGCATCATATATTTCTTCTGGTGCCCACAGGCAGGGCAAAGGATATGGAAGAGCAGGAGATAGACGCCATCAAGTATGAAAAACTCCTTCACTGGTTTTACGACATGAGAAACAAGACCCCGCTCCACCTCAAGGCCACATGCGCCCCCCATTACTATCGTATACTCAGGCAGGAGGCACATGCCAAAGGGGAGAAGATAGCATTTGAGACATACGGCCTTGATGCGGTGACAAGGGGATGCCTTGGCGGCACCTCCTTCTGCTTTATCTCATATGATGGGATTATCCAGCCATGCGGCTACCTTGAGTTAAACTGCGGGGATCTAAAAGAGGCATCCTTTGATTCTATCTGGAAAAATTCAAGGATATTTAATGAACTGAGGGACTTTAACCTATATAAAGGCAAGTGCGGCAGGTGTGAATACAAAAAATTCTGCGGAGGATGCAGGGCAAGGGCATATGAGGCAACAGGTGACTATCTTGCTGAGGAGCCTTTATGCGCCTATCAACCGAAGATATAG
- the hflC gene encoding protease modulator HflC, whose protein sequence is MKTGPFIIVIIILFIIGYNSFYVVDETEQVVITQFGKPIGESIREPGLKFKIPYYTANVFPKNLLAWDADPGQIPTLDKTFIWVDPFARWKIVDPLKYFQTLNYETIAIARLNNIINSTVRNAITSNSLLEAVRNTDRKLEMDEMDASLTGEQANVNIGTVKTGREEIEKRILNEAQPKLTEFGIELVDVKIKRINYEEGVQESVFGRMIAERKQIAEKFRSEGQGEARKIEGDREKEMKRITSEAYKTAEEIKGKADAEATQIYAQAFGKDPEFYSFVQTLDIYKQSIGKDSSLILSTDSEFLKYFKGFKD, encoded by the coding sequence GTGAAAACAGGCCCTTTTATAATCGTAATAATTATTTTATTTATAATCGGCTACAATTCTTTTTACGTGGTTGATGAAACAGAACAGGTGGTTATCACACAGTTTGGAAAGCCGATAGGCGAATCCATCAGGGAACCTGGCCTGAAATTCAAGATCCCATATTATACTGCAAATGTATTCCCGAAAAATCTCCTTGCGTGGGACGCTGACCCTGGCCAGATACCAACCCTTGACAAGACCTTTATCTGGGTTGACCCATTTGCCCGCTGGAAAATAGTTGATCCGCTTAAATACTTTCAGACACTCAACTATGAAACTATAGCAATCGCCAGACTAAATAACATAATAAACTCTACTGTCCGAAACGCAATAACCTCCAATTCGCTGCTTGAAGCAGTCAGAAACACTGACCGCAAACTGGAGATGGATGAAATGGATGCGAGTTTAACCGGAGAACAGGCCAATGTTAATATCGGCACTGTCAAAACAGGCAGGGAGGAAATAGAAAAAAGGATACTCAATGAGGCGCAGCCAAAGCTTACAGAGTTTGGGATAGAGCTTGTTGATGTAAAGATAAAAAGAATCAATTATGAGGAGGGTGTCCAGGAGTCTGTCTTCGGAAGGATGATCGCAGAAAGAAAACAGATTGCGGAAAAATTCAGGTCTGAAGGGCAGGGCGAGGCGAGAAAGATTGAGGGCGACAGGGAAAAGGAGATGAAGAGGATCACATCAGAGGCATATAAAACCGCTGAAGAGATTAAGGGCAAGGCAGATGCTGAGGCTACGCAGATCTATGCACAGGCATTTGGAAAAGACCCGGAATTTTACTCCTTTGTGCAAACCCTTGATATATACAAACAGAGCATTGGTAAAGACAGTTCACTCATACTCTCAACAGACTCGGAGTTCCTGAAATACTTCAAGGGGTTTAAAGATTAG
- a CDS encoding M23 family metallopeptidase — MTRNKKIVYYLTLIPLILIIILFSWLFTVIFEGEQPFVKVSPLPQYLSQKQAFQVDIEDTKRGIRALKISYSQGSSEVVLLEMRFPFEGLMNKYGTRQFGKTFEIDPGQLRLAQGRLDLIIQVWDYSRRNGGDGNMNVIKHSMIIDSIPPAVRAVSRMHNVNIGGTGLVIYKTSSDTIESGVYVNKLFFKGFPAEAEAKDGISLAYFALPFDIGTDPEIYLWAKDRAGNTARATFYYKIISKKFRSDKLNISDSFFKKVLPYFDYYGLDPALSDKDNYLKINRELRVKDNNTIYEAVKNTSALKLWDDVWLRMKNAAETAKFADHRSYLYNGEIIDEQFHMGIDLASLANSPIEAANSGTVVFAERNGIYGLTVILDHGQGIASLYGHLDSIDVKVGDSVKRGDILGVSGQTGLAGGDHLHFSVIVHGVFVNPIEWWDPHWIKDNVTLKLELIKQEQ, encoded by the coding sequence ATGACCAGAAATAAAAAAATAGTATATTACCTGACATTAATACCCCTTATATTGATTATCATTCTCTTTTCATGGCTCTTTACAGTAATATTTGAAGGGGAACAACCCTTTGTTAAAGTGAGCCCCCTTCCACAATACCTTTCCCAGAAACAGGCCTTTCAGGTGGATATAGAGGACACCAAAAGAGGTATCAGGGCACTAAAGATCTCCTACAGCCAGGGCAGCAGCGAAGTTGTTCTTCTTGAGATGAGGTTCCCTTTTGAAGGGCTGATGAATAAATACGGTACCAGACAGTTTGGCAAGACATTTGAAATTGATCCGGGTCAGCTCAGGCTTGCCCAGGGCAGGCTCGATCTTATCATACAGGTGTGGGATTACAGCAGAAGGAATGGCGGTGATGGCAACATGAATGTCATTAAACATTCCATGATAATAGATTCAATCCCACCCGCAGTCAGGGCGGTCAGCAGGATGCACAATGTAAATATCGGCGGTACAGGCCTGGTAATATACAAGACCTCTTCCGATACCATTGAGAGCGGTGTTTATGTCAATAAGCTCTTCTTTAAGGGCTTTCCTGCCGAGGCAGAGGCAAAGGACGGCATATCCCTTGCTTATTTTGCCCTTCCCTTTGACATTGGAACTGACCCTGAAATCTATCTATGGGCAAAAGACAGGGCAGGCAATACTGCACGGGCCACCTTCTATTATAAAATCATTTCTAAAAAATTCAGAAGCGATAAACTGAACATTAGTGATAGTTTCTTCAAGAAAGTCCTGCCATATTTTGATTACTACGGCCTTGACCCTGCATTGAGTGACAAGGATAATTATTTGAAGATAAATAGAGAATTAAGAGTAAAGGACAATAATACCATATATGAGGCGGTAAAAAATACGAGCGCCCTGAAGCTGTGGGATGATGTCTGGCTCAGGATGAAAAATGCGGCTGAAACGGCAAAATTTGCAGATCACAGAAGCTATTTATATAATGGTGAAATAATAGATGAGCAGTTCCATATGGGGATAGACCTGGCATCATTGGCCAATTCCCCTATCGAGGCAGCTAACAGCGGGACAGTTGTTTTTGCAGAAAGAAATGGCATTTACGGGCTTACTGTTATACTGGATCACGGGCAGGGCATTGCATCATTATACGGGCATCTGGACAGCATTGATGTAAAGGTGGGCGACAGTGTAAAGAGGGGAGACATCTTAGGTGTTTCAGGCCAGACTGGGCTCGCAGGAGGTGACCACCTCCATTTCAGCGTGATTGTTCACGGTGTCTTTGTGAACCCGATTGAGTGGTGGGACCCTCACTGGATAAAGGACAATGTAACCCTGAAGCTCGAACTTATCAAGCAGGAGCAATGA
- the ahbC gene encoding 12,18-didecarboxysiroheme deacetylase: MIGISKLYCGTVEPSDALRYGRHSSKLPSHLLQFSKDKKPVVVWNITRACNLNCMHCYAHATLKSIEKELSTDQAKVVLDDLATFGAPVVLFSGGEPLVRPDLTELASYAVGKGMRAVISTNGTLITKEKAGELKKIGLSYVGVSLDGMEEVNDRFRKKEGAFRAAIKGIENSLEAGLKVGLRFTISKLNMDQVGYIFDLLENMEIPRVCFYHLVYAGRGSELISQDLSHAESREVVDLIIDRTRDLHDRGKPKEILTVDNHADGPYVYLRMLKEKNPRSSEVLELLKMNEGNSSGRGIGCISWDGAVHADQFWRHHSFGNVLERPFSEIWTDMTDPLMSKLKDKKKYVTGRCSRCKWLDICAGNFRVRAEAATGDLWAPDPACYLTDEEIGI; the protein is encoded by the coding sequence ATGATCGGGATTTCTAAGCTTTACTGCGGAACAGTGGAACCTTCGGATGCGCTGCGATATGGGAGGCATTCATCAAAACTGCCCTCCCACCTGCTTCAGTTTTCAAAGGATAAAAAGCCTGTAGTTGTCTGGAACATAACCAGGGCATGCAACCTTAACTGTATGCACTGCTATGCCCATGCCACTTTAAAATCAATCGAGAAGGAGCTTTCAACCGACCAGGCAAAGGTTGTCCTTGATGATCTTGCTACCTTTGGCGCCCCTGTTGTGCTCTTTTCAGGTGGCGAACCCCTTGTACGGCCTGACCTTACAGAGCTTGCAAGCTATGCGGTGGGTAAGGGCATGAGGGCGGTTATCAGCACGAACGGCACCCTTATAACAAAGGAAAAGGCCGGTGAACTTAAAAAGATCGGGCTTTCTTACGTGGGGGTAAGCCTGGATGGGATGGAAGAGGTGAATGACCGCTTCAGAAAAAAGGAGGGGGCATTCAGGGCGGCTATAAAGGGCATAGAAAACTCCCTAGAGGCAGGGCTTAAGGTGGGGTTAAGATTTACCATAAGCAAGTTGAACATGGATCAGGTTGGCTATATCTTTGACCTCCTTGAAAATATGGAGATCCCAAGGGTCTGCTTTTATCACCTTGTGTATGCAGGCAGGGGCTCTGAGCTGATAAGCCAGGATTTATCTCATGCTGAATCCAGAGAGGTGGTTGACCTGATTATCGACAGGACAAGGGATCTCCATGACAGGGGAAAGCCAAAGGAGATACTGACAGTAGATAACCATGCGGATGGCCCATATGTCTACCTCCGCATGCTTAAAGAGAAAAACCCCAGGAGCAGCGAGGTGCTTGAGCTCCTTAAGATGAACGAGGGGAACAGCTCAGGAAGGGGTATAGGCTGCATCAGTTGGGACGGGGCCGTTCATGCAGACCAGTTCTGGCGTCATCACAGCTTTGGCAATGTCCTTGAAAGACCATTCAGCGAGATATGGACAGACATGACTGATCCCCTTATGTCAAAACTCAAGGATAAAAAGAAATATGTTACAGGAAGATGCTCAAGGTGCAAATGGCTTGATATATGTGCAGGCAACTTCAGGGTAAGGGCAGAGGCGGCAACAGGAGATTTATGGGCACCTGACCCGGCATGTTATCTGACAGATGAGGAGATAGGAATTTAA
- a CDS encoding Lrp/AsnC family transcriptional regulator, which translates to MNTTDKNLLNEIQSGFPVTSRPFLEIGNRLGLSEDEVIARIRRLKQDGIIRRIGGNFNSKKLGFTSTLCAARVPEEKIESFVEVVNSYRGVTHNYLRKNPYNIWFTFIAPDMASIENSLREIALRTGVNDILNLPAEKMFKIKVDFEV; encoded by the coding sequence ATGAACACAACAGACAAAAATCTCCTTAATGAAATACAATCCGGTTTTCCTGTAACCTCAAGACCCTTTCTTGAAATCGGTAACAGGCTTGGGCTCTCTGAGGATGAGGTGATTGCACGCATCAGGCGGCTTAAGCAGGATGGCATTATCCGCAGGATCGGCGGTAATTTTAATTCAAAAAAGCTAGGGTTTACAAGCACCCTCTGTGCTGCAAGGGTGCCTGAAGAAAAGATAGAAAGTTTCGTGGAGGTCGTTAACAGCTACAGGGGCGTAACCCATAACTACCTGAGAAAAAACCCATACAATATATGGTTCACCTTTATAGCCCCTGATATGGCCTCAATAGAAAATTCCCTGAGGGAGATAGCCTTGAGAACCGGGGTGAATGATATCCTCAATTTACCGGCAGAAAAGATGTTCAAGATAAAGGTGGATTTTGAGGTCTAA
- a CDS encoding MTH1187 family thiamine-binding protein, producing MMIAQISVYPIGEGASVSRFVKKGVAIIEKSGYTYEVGGMSTTVETPGLDELFDLIKQVHAAHAKEGAKRIMIDLKVDDRLDKKATIKSKKESVSK from the coding sequence ATTATGATTGCACAAATATCAGTCTACCCGATAGGTGAAGGGGCAAGCGTGAGCCGCTTTGTTAAAAAAGGGGTCGCGATTATAGAAAAATCCGGTTACACATATGAGGTGGGCGGCATGTCAACCACAGTTGAAACACCTGGCCTTGATGAGCTGTTTGATCTCATCAAACAGGTGCATGCCGCACATGCAAAAGAGGGGGCAAAGCGGATAATGATAGATCTGAAGGTGGATGACAGGCTGGATAAGAAAGCAACAATAAAATCCAAAAAGGAATCTGTTTCAAAATGA
- a CDS encoding DUF1015 domain-containing protein, whose protein sequence is MATIAPFRGLTYNFKKIMNLADIITPPYDIISEKEQEEYYNTHPNNIIRLELGKKKAGDNDSDNRYTRAAAYLKEWEKDEIITRAKQDTIYLTSHSYDPGDGSGTKVRWGFMSLVKIEEEGSGVILPHEKTFSAHKDDRLKLLKACSTQLSQVFGLYDDAGSGILNTLRKFTANTPDVLFTFTDGTGHKMWCITDAEVISKVKELMDNKPIFIADGHHRYETSRNFRNHMREKHGAGADKPYEYVMMYLTDMGEDGLTILPSHRLIKMDRPFDPALFPEKAAPFFNIERLNAERADELEFAIKLKNALAQSGLQTPSFIFYSKKERDFYLMGLKKGAADELLNDLHPSLTRLDVIILSRLILEKVMEFTKADMDNDSLFHYDSNISSTLSSVDSGEYDIAFLINPTKIGQVQEIASASQVMPRKSTYFYPKVLTGMVLNKIDPDDRICI, encoded by the coding sequence ATGGCGACAATAGCTCCCTTCAGAGGTTTGACATACAATTTTAAAAAGATCATGAACCTGGCAGATATCATCACCCCGCCCTATGATATTATTTCCGAAAAGGAGCAGGAGGAATACTACAATACCCATCCGAATAATATTATCAGGCTGGAGCTGGGTAAAAAAAAGGCGGGCGATAATGATAGTGATAACAGGTATACCAGGGCCGCAGCTTACCTGAAAGAGTGGGAGAAAGATGAGATTATCACCAGGGCAAAGCAGGATACCATTTATCTCACATCCCATTCCTATGACCCTGGCGATGGCTCAGGCACAAAGGTCAGGTGGGGATTTATGTCTCTGGTTAAGATAGAAGAAGAGGGGTCTGGCGTAATACTCCCGCACGAAAAGACCTTTTCCGCGCATAAGGATGACAGGCTGAAACTATTAAAGGCATGCTCTACGCAGTTGAGCCAGGTCTTCGGGCTTTATGATGATGCAGGGAGCGGTATCCTTAATACCTTAAGGAAATTTACAGCGAACACCCCTGATGTCTTATTTACATTCACAGACGGCACAGGGCATAAAATGTGGTGCATCACCGATGCTGAGGTCATATCAAAGGTAAAAGAGCTCATGGACAATAAGCCGATATTTATCGCAGACGGCCATCACAGGTATGAAACCTCCAGGAATTTTCGCAACCATATGCGAGAAAAACATGGGGCAGGCGCGGATAAACCCTATGAATATGTCATGATGTACCTTACAGATATGGGAGAGGATGGGCTGACCATACTTCCATCACACCGCCTTATAAAGATGGACAGGCCCTTTGACCCGGCCCTCTTTCCTGAAAAGGCGGCGCCCTTTTTCAATATTGAAAGGCTTAACGCAGAGAGAGCAGACGAACTGGAATTTGCCATAAAGCTTAAAAATGCACTGGCCCAAAGTGGACTTCAAACTCCCTCCTTTATCTTTTACTCTAAAAAAGAGCGGGATTTCTATCTCATGGGTTTGAAAAAGGGGGCAGCGGATGAACTGTTAAATGACCTTCACCCCTCACTTACAAGGCTTGATGTAATTATCCTGTCAAGGCTTATCCTCGAGAAGGTGATGGAGTTTACCAAAGCTGATATGGATAATGACAGCCTGTTTCACTATGACAGTAATATTTCATCCACATTATCTTCTGTTGACTCAGGAGAATATGATATTGCCTTTCTTATCAACCCGACAAAGATAGGGCAGGTACAGGAGATCGCCAGCGCCTCACAGGTAATGCCCAGAAAATCCACCTATTTTTATCCAAAGGTGCTGACAGGCATGGTTCTGAACAAGATAGACCCTGATGACAGAATCTGCATCTAA
- a CDS encoding DUF721 domain-containing protein, whose translation MAEEKKESMSSLKDILQGVLSGANPRFTADSEIWEVWDEVVGPAIAEHASPVKIKKNKLIVHVPESVWLQELEYVSETIKEKLNQRLGRKAVDKIIFRPGPL comes from the coding sequence ATGGCTGAAGAAAAAAAAGAATCCATGAGCTCCTTAAAGGATATTTTACAAGGGGTATTATCCGGCGCAAACCCTCGGTTCACTGCTGACTCTGAGATATGGGAGGTATGGGATGAGGTTGTCGGCCCGGCTATTGCTGAACATGCAAGCCCGGTTAAAATCAAAAAGAATAAACTAATTGTTCATGTCCCGGAATCAGTATGGCTTCAGGAACTTGAATATGTATCTGAGACCATAAAAGAAAAATTAAACCAGAGGCTGGGCAGAAAGGCAGTCGATAAAATTATCTTCAGGCCTGGCCCTCTATAG
- the hflK gene encoding FtsH protease activity modulator HflK: MAWDWEKLQQQKKSRQGGPPPQVDEVIEKFKNMNVKFPGAWVIILIFIVVILAFNMIYKIDPDEVGIIQRFGEYTRTTMPGPHIKWPSGIETLTKVPVRQVQTEEFGVPVSTGSRARYTSGSSYILESLMLTGDLNVAIVPWVVQYNIKDPYNYLFKVRDVKTTLRDLAEASMRLVVGDRSITEVINKRGEIADQAKLVLQAELDEAVTGINVTTIEMQRTTVPEPVQPSWNEVNQSQQEKERMIYEAREQYNKMIPQAKGQAEKTIREAEGYALDRVNRAKGDATRFIALYEEYSKAKDVTKRRLYLEALKDVFPKLGNKYILDAQQKNMLPLLNLEKGASQAGGDK; the protein is encoded by the coding sequence ATGGCATGGGATTGGGAAAAGCTGCAGCAGCAAAAAAAGTCCAGGCAGGGCGGGCCTCCGCCACAGGTGGATGAGGTAATTGAAAAATTTAAAAATATGAATGTGAAGTTCCCGGGTGCATGGGTAATCATACTGATTTTTATTGTTGTAATTCTTGCCTTTAATATGATCTACAAGATTGACCCTGATGAGGTAGGGATTATCCAACGTTTCGGAGAATATACACGAACAACTATGCCCGGGCCTCATATTAAATGGCCTTCTGGAATAGAAACGCTTACAAAGGTGCCTGTGCGCCAGGTTCAGACAGAGGAATTTGGTGTGCCGGTATCAACCGGATCAAGGGCAAGATATACATCTGGATCCTCATATATTCTGGAATCTCTGATGCTGACAGGTGACCTCAATGTTGCGATCGTGCCCTGGGTTGTACAGTATAATATCAAAGACCCATATAACTATCTCTTCAAGGTACGAGATGTAAAAACCACCCTGAGAGATCTCGCAGAGGCATCCATGAGGCTTGTTGTCGGTGACAGGAGCATTACCGAGGTAATAAACAAGAGGGGTGAAATTGCTGATCAGGCCAAATTAGTGCTTCAGGCTGAGCTTGATGAAGCGGTAACCGGTATAAATGTAACCACTATTGAAATGCAGAGGACAACAGTCCCTGAGCCTGTCCAGCCCTCATGGAACGAGGTCAATCAATCCCAGCAGGAAAAGGAGAGGATGATCTATGAGGCAAGGGAACAATACAATAAGATGATCCCCCAGGCAAAAGGTCAGGCAGAAAAAACAATTCGTGAAGCGGAAGGCTATGCCCTTGACCGTGTAAACAGGGCTAAGGGCGATGCAACGAGGTTTATTGCTCTATATGAAGAATACTCAAAGGCAAAGGATGTTACCAAGAGGAGGCTCTATCTTGAGGCATTGAAGGATGTCTTTCCTAAGCTGGGTAATAAATACATACTGGATGCACAGCAGAAAAACATGCTCCCGCTTTTGAACCTTGAAAAGGGAGCTTCCCAGGCAGGAGGTGACAAGTGA
- a CDS encoding tRNA1(Val) (adenine(37)-N6)-methyltransferase — translation MTESASNEIGPLPGETIDPFMEGRLRIIQSKKGYRFSIDALLLADFVTIKKNDIVADLGTGCGVIPLSLLAAKPAKHIYCIEIQQELAFQAMRNAKLNNLENRMSVIMGDIKNPSLPASSVNVVVCNPPYRRKESGRINPDQQRAIARHEIYASLDDIIKAARFLLTTKGRLSIIYPAERMTYLIEKVKAAGFEPKKIRIIYPDIDANAKLVLMEAWLNGNSGLTILPPLFGQGAYSIEGQA, via the coding sequence ATGACAGAATCTGCATCTAATGAAATAGGGCCTCTCCCCGGTGAAACTATTGACCCTTTCATGGAGGGGAGGCTGAGGATTATCCAGTCAAAAAAGGGGTACAGGTTTTCTATTGATGCCCTACTGCTTGCCGATTTTGTTACAATAAAAAAAAATGACATAGTGGCTGATCTCGGCACAGGGTGCGGTGTGATACCTCTTTCCCTCCTTGCAGCAAAACCTGCAAAACATATCTATTGCATTGAAATACAGCAGGAGCTTGCATTTCAGGCCATGCGCAATGCAAAACTCAATAACCTTGAAAACAGAATGAGCGTCATTATGGGGGATATAAAAAACCCTTCGCTTCCCGCATCATCTGTTAATGTTGTTGTGTGCAACCCGCCATACAGGCGTAAGGAGAGCGGCAGGATAAACCCGGATCAGCAGAGGGCCATTGCGAGGCATGAGATATATGCCTCCCTCGATGATATTATCAAGGCAGCAAGGTTTTTGCTTACAACAAAGGGCAGGCTATCCATTATTTACCCTGCCGAGAGGATGACATACCTTATAGAAAAGGTGAAGGCAGCAGGGTTTGAGCCGAAAAAAATCAGGATCATTTATCCTGACATAGATGCAAATGCAAAGCTTGTACTCATGGAGGCATGGCTGAACGGCAATAGCGGTCTTACGATTTTGCCTCCCCTTTTTGGCCAGGGGGCATATTCTATAGAGGGCCAGGCCTGA